In the Malania oleifera isolate guangnan ecotype guangnan chromosome 1, ASM2987363v1, whole genome shotgun sequence genome, one interval contains:
- the LOC131162377 gene encoding large ribosomal subunit protein uL6m has translation MEAKFFRFLKIVGVGFKARAESEGRLLYLKLGYSHEVELTVPPAVRVFCFKPNIVCCTGIDKQRVHQFAASVRSCKPPEVYKGKGIMYIDEVIKKKEGKKK, from the coding sequence ATGGAAGCCAAATTCTTTCGATTTCTCAAGATCGTGGGTGTTGGATTTAAAGCCAGAGCCGAATCAGAAGGTCGTCTCCTGTATCTGAAATTGGGATACAGTCATGAGGTAGAACTGACTGTTCCACCTGCGGTGCGTGTCTTCTGCTTCAAGCCAAACATAGTTTGCTGTACTGGGATTGATAAGCAGAGGGTGCATCAGTTTGCTGCTTCTGTTCGTAGTTGCAAGCCTCCTGAAGTTTACAAAGGCAAGGGTATAATGTACATCGATGAAGTTatc